A window of the Phytoactinopolyspora mesophila genome harbors these coding sequences:
- a CDS encoding AAA family ATPase, giving the protein MVAKPQELFARDREWRELDEFAASSQVGAALGLVYGRRRQGKTMLLELLARATDGLLFAATQQTERQNLADLGAAYAAYLGLRQPITFNSWPEALQEIVRVGESGPKTVIIDEFPYLVATTPALPSYVQQVLSPMGFAKQQTKTRMILCGSALTTMTQLLGSGAPLRGRASLELVVRPFSYREAAEFWNAGHDSELAFQLHALVGGTPAYLEMCGGSGPDTSDALADWVRHRLLNPASAMFREGWFVLREEPSISDPTSYSATLAALSAGNHRRSEIAAALGRPATAINHLLSGLKDVGLVEQVDDALREKRSVYRIAEPVVRFHQLLVRRHEPQLIAGRAARVWDQSSDTVASKIYGPHFEDLARRWCFDHADPSSLGGLASRVQPTALSCREHQRGHELDIVVTDSQAFGSDRVTAIGEAKYRQRPVEMPQLQRLDHLRGLLPSSKVAELPRLLLFSRSGFSDELRNEASKRTDVELIDLERLYHGA; this is encoded by the coding sequence ATGGTAGCGAAGCCGCAGGAACTGTTCGCGCGGGATCGGGAATGGCGGGAGCTAGATGAGTTCGCCGCATCGTCCCAGGTGGGCGCGGCGCTTGGTCTTGTTTATGGTCGGCGTCGACAGGGCAAGACGATGTTGTTGGAGCTTCTTGCTCGGGCAACCGATGGTTTGTTGTTCGCCGCCACCCAGCAGACCGAGCGGCAGAACCTGGCTGATCTCGGAGCGGCCTATGCCGCCTACCTCGGGTTGCGGCAGCCGATCACGTTCAACTCATGGCCAGAAGCCCTGCAGGAAATCGTGCGGGTGGGCGAGTCTGGGCCGAAGACGGTCATCATCGATGAGTTTCCTTATCTCGTAGCGACCACCCCGGCACTGCCCTCGTACGTGCAGCAGGTACTGAGCCCGATGGGATTCGCCAAGCAGCAGACCAAGACCAGGATGATCTTGTGTGGCAGTGCACTCACGACAATGACCCAACTTCTCGGCAGCGGTGCTCCGTTGCGCGGGCGGGCGTCGCTCGAGCTTGTGGTTCGGCCCTTCTCGTATCGTGAGGCTGCCGAGTTCTGGAACGCGGGCCACGATTCAGAACTTGCGTTCCAGCTGCATGCGCTGGTGGGGGGTACGCCGGCTTATCTGGAGATGTGCGGCGGTTCCGGTCCTGACACCTCCGATGCGCTCGCGGATTGGGTCCGCCACCGCTTGCTCAATCCGGCCTCAGCGATGTTCCGAGAGGGCTGGTTTGTCCTGAGGGAAGAGCCATCGATCTCCGACCCGACGTCCTATTCGGCAACTCTCGCCGCGTTGAGTGCTGGTAATCATCGTCGTTCTGAAATCGCGGCGGCACTGGGTCGCCCGGCTACCGCGATCAACCACTTGCTCTCTGGGTTGAAGGACGTGGGTTTGGTTGAACAGGTCGACGATGCCTTGCGAGAAAAGCGAAGCGTATACCGGATCGCCGAGCCGGTCGTGCGGTTTCACCAGCTTCTTGTCCGGCGTCACGAGCCCCAGCTGATCGCGGGTCGAGCCGCTCGTGTCTGGGATCAATCGAGCGACACTGTCGCTTCCAAGATCTACGGTCCTCACTTCGAGGACCTGGCCCGTCGCTGGTGCTTCGACCACGCCGACCCGAGCTCGCTCGGCGGGCTGGCGAGCAGGGTGCAGCCGACCGCGTTGTCATGCCGGGAGCATCAGCGAGGTCACGAGCTGGACATCGTGGTGACCGATTCGCAAGCGTTCGGGTCAGATCGGGTCACGGCAATCGGCGAGGCGAAATACCGGCAGCGGCCGGTGGAGATGCCGCAGCTGCAACGCCTCGATCATCTCCGTGGGTTGTTGCCCAGCTCCAAGGTCGCCGAGTTGCCGCGCCTGCTCCTGTTTTCACGATCCGGTTTCAGCGACGAGCTGCGCAATGAAGCCAGCAAGCGGACAGACGTCGAGCTGATAGACCTGGAACGCCTCTACCACGGTGCCTAG
- a CDS encoding glycosyltransferase, with translation MSTISPAAKVDDVRITVLIPAHNEEDRIAAALESVNHQSRPADRVIVVADNCTDGTATTAQRLGADVVETVGNTHKKAGALNQTLAALLPAMAAHHVVLVMDADSAIVPRFLETATETLHRDQKIGAVGGIFLGEPGGGLLGELQRNEYARYQRQIARRHGDALVLTGTATLHRVDVLTRLLESRGQVYDTSALTEDNEITLAIKSMGLRCVSPPECIVVTEVMPGWRDLWRQRLRWQRGALENLRAYGLTRVTRPYAVQQAGMAFGVLAMWLYLAYTAYIVTSGQFGLQPIWTPLGLIFVAERVVTVWHRGPRARLLAAPLVVEWVYDLFLQGVLMRSALDIALRKPATWHHVKVAA, from the coding sequence ATGAGTACGATATCGCCGGCTGCGAAAGTGGACGACGTCCGCATCACCGTGCTGATACCAGCGCACAACGAGGAAGACCGTATCGCGGCGGCCCTGGAATCCGTGAATCACCAAAGCCGGCCGGCCGATCGGGTCATCGTGGTCGCCGACAATTGCACGGACGGCACCGCGACAACCGCTCAGCGCTTGGGCGCCGACGTCGTCGAGACGGTCGGCAACACACACAAGAAGGCCGGGGCGCTCAATCAGACTCTCGCCGCACTCCTGCCGGCGATGGCCGCGCACCACGTCGTTCTGGTCATGGACGCCGACTCCGCCATCGTGCCCAGGTTCCTCGAGACCGCGACGGAGACGCTGCACCGCGACCAGAAGATCGGCGCGGTGGGCGGCATCTTCCTCGGCGAGCCGGGTGGAGGGCTGCTCGGCGAACTGCAGCGCAACGAGTACGCGCGTTACCAGCGCCAGATCGCCCGCCGCCACGGCGACGCCCTGGTACTGACCGGCACTGCCACGTTGCACCGGGTCGACGTCCTGACCCGGCTGCTCGAAAGCCGCGGCCAGGTCTATGACACGTCGGCGTTGACCGAGGACAACGAGATCACGCTGGCCATCAAGAGCATGGGGCTGCGATGCGTGTCGCCGCCGGAATGCATCGTGGTGACCGAGGTGATGCCCGGCTGGCGTGACCTATGGAGGCAACGGCTGCGCTGGCAACGGGGAGCACTGGAGAACCTGCGGGCCTACGGCCTGACTCGGGTGACCCGGCCGTACGCGGTGCAGCAGGCCGGCATGGCCTTCGGCGTGCTCGCGATGTGGCTGTACCTCGCCTACACCGCCTACATCGTGACGTCTGGACAGTTCGGCCTGCAACCGATCTGGACACCACTGGGTCTGATCTTCGTGGCCGAACGCGTTGTCACGGTCTGGCATCGTGGCCCGAGGGCGCGCCTGCTGGCCGCACCGCTGGTCGTGGAGTGGGTCTACGACCTCTTCCTCCAGGGCGTACTCATGCGGTCGGCGCTGGACATCGCCCTGCGCAAGCCTGCCACCTGGCACCACGTCAAGGTGGCCGCGTGA
- a CDS encoding helix-turn-helix transcriptional regulator, with translation METQKDGSIGRVAETERIRALLTSVSTGAGGAVVVTGPAGIGKTALLRDIERGARSEVRPAGEEIAVSHVVGAEAERDWPFSGLHLVLSAVADSLRPHCYEDAARRVRTFVGGLQTTATPYDVAIRLQSMIGDVKTPMLIMVDDAHLLDSGSKEAVGFVARRLRSAPLVVALAVDPSENSAVFQGLDTIHLEELSAPDAVRLFCRSGSRPVRPRVAEQIVARAGGNPGVLIDLRERVPDGQLAGRVELDRYLPRSPVLQSLYLPELAELDKSRRTALLTAAVSGDGRIAPVLHALREHGDSTVAWLLNEHVDRSDGSFTLRPRAVASVVWQVASLNERRRAHERLAASYPDDDDQRLWHRALATVDEDEDLAADVQKVVERARNRGEVERALAFARESVRLTANSAVRVDRMIVAGGLALAGGKFEEVIDIARERFTRDTTAIQRADLVLLEVRARSLLDGDVATGLISRHSEEIADVDPNRAARLNLAGAIGFAWRMEQAEARQLLTRAELYADHYDDTTGDLYRCTAAWIASISGEPHSAAKLIEESPPSTDVLSDAEWSIWRAMVLVRAERFDEARRLVRNVTLDGRFGRVSLVQSLAQSVTIKLEMLAGRLVAAEEAASAWERAATGGVWQALVSAHMIRVNALRGRSDLAWECRQQAVENARRHGDWWATALVQAETGALLLLSGRLDEAVPVLEHARRYALEHSDPSILPVEPDYIEACVRAGDTARAEAALADFDERARKVPTAWARHTLARCQALVAVGAESVGLFERAVEEQDEFVSPLELARTMLCYGERLRRLGHKVDAARWLYRAMVLAQESDAAVFVSRAAEELRSAGRAPVSAAVGVEELTEAERRVSALVAVGKRNREIAAELFVSVRTVETHLGKIFRKLGIRSRTELARLVAAVQDVAGEAVEE, from the coding sequence ATGGAGACACAGAAGGACGGCTCGATCGGCCGGGTCGCGGAAACGGAGAGAATACGGGCGTTGCTCACGTCGGTGTCAACGGGAGCCGGCGGGGCGGTCGTGGTGACCGGCCCGGCGGGTATCGGCAAGACAGCGTTGCTTCGAGACATCGAACGCGGCGCGCGGTCCGAGGTTCGGCCAGCTGGTGAGGAGATCGCGGTTTCGCACGTGGTGGGTGCGGAGGCGGAACGGGACTGGCCTTTCTCGGGACTGCATCTTGTGTTGTCCGCCGTGGCGGACTCACTGCGGCCACACTGCTACGAAGACGCAGCGCGCCGCGTCCGCACGTTCGTCGGCGGGTTGCAGACCACAGCTACCCCCTACGATGTCGCGATCCGGCTGCAGTCGATGATCGGCGATGTCAAGACCCCGATGCTGATCATGGTCGACGATGCCCATCTGCTGGACTCGGGCTCCAAGGAAGCGGTGGGTTTCGTTGCGCGCCGGTTGCGGTCAGCGCCCCTCGTCGTCGCACTGGCTGTCGACCCCTCGGAGAACTCGGCGGTGTTCCAGGGTTTGGACACGATCCATCTGGAGGAGTTGTCCGCCCCCGACGCCGTCCGGTTGTTCTGCCGTTCCGGCAGCCGGCCGGTGCGTCCGCGGGTGGCCGAGCAGATCGTCGCGCGGGCCGGCGGCAACCCCGGAGTCTTGATCGATCTGCGCGAACGAGTGCCGGACGGGCAGCTGGCCGGTCGGGTCGAACTGGACCGTTACTTACCTCGGTCGCCGGTGTTGCAGTCTTTGTACCTGCCGGAACTCGCCGAGCTCGACAAGTCGCGCCGGACCGCACTGCTGACCGCGGCGGTCAGCGGCGACGGCCGGATCGCTCCGGTGTTGCATGCGCTGCGAGAGCACGGCGATTCGACAGTAGCTTGGCTGCTCAACGAACACGTCGACCGTTCCGACGGCTCGTTTACGCTGCGCCCGCGCGCCGTGGCATCGGTCGTATGGCAGGTGGCGTCGCTGAACGAACGACGCCGTGCCCACGAGCGGCTGGCCGCGTCGTATCCTGACGACGACGACCAGCGGTTGTGGCACCGTGCGCTGGCCACCGTGGATGAAGACGAGGACCTGGCGGCCGATGTCCAGAAGGTCGTGGAACGCGCTCGCAACCGCGGTGAGGTGGAACGGGCCTTGGCTTTCGCCCGGGAATCGGTCCGGCTGACTGCCAATTCCGCTGTGCGTGTCGACCGGATGATCGTCGCCGGAGGGCTTGCTCTGGCCGGAGGGAAGTTCGAAGAGGTCATCGACATCGCGCGGGAGCGATTCACCAGGGACACGACCGCCATCCAACGGGCTGACCTCGTGTTGCTGGAGGTCCGAGCCCGCAGTCTCCTCGACGGTGATGTCGCCACCGGGCTGATCTCGCGGCACAGTGAGGAGATCGCCGACGTCGACCCGAACCGGGCCGCTCGGCTCAACCTGGCCGGAGCCATCGGGTTCGCGTGGCGGATGGAGCAGGCCGAGGCGAGGCAACTTCTCACGCGTGCCGAGTTGTATGCCGATCATTACGATGACACCACTGGTGACCTGTATCGATGCACAGCGGCGTGGATCGCGTCGATTTCCGGAGAACCGCACAGCGCGGCCAAGCTGATCGAGGAGAGTCCGCCCTCGACCGATGTGCTCTCCGATGCCGAATGGTCGATCTGGCGGGCCATGGTTCTGGTGCGCGCTGAGCGCTTCGACGAGGCGCGCCGTCTCGTCCGCAATGTCACACTCGACGGCCGGTTCGGCCGCGTCTCTCTGGTGCAGAGCCTCGCGCAGTCGGTGACCATCAAACTGGAGATGCTGGCCGGGCGTCTGGTGGCGGCCGAGGAAGCAGCGTCCGCCTGGGAACGGGCAGCCACGGGAGGGGTCTGGCAGGCTCTCGTGTCTGCCCACATGATCAGGGTGAACGCGTTGCGTGGGAGGTCGGACCTGGCGTGGGAATGCCGGCAGCAGGCGGTCGAGAACGCCCGTCGCCACGGGGACTGGTGGGCCACGGCGTTGGTGCAAGCGGAGACCGGCGCCCTCCTCCTCCTGTCGGGGCGGCTCGACGAGGCGGTGCCGGTACTCGAGCACGCCCGCCGGTACGCGTTGGAACACTCTGATCCTTCCATCTTGCCGGTGGAGCCTGACTACATCGAAGCCTGCGTTCGTGCGGGGGACACCGCGCGGGCGGAGGCCGCGTTGGCGGACTTCGACGAGCGGGCCAGGAAGGTCCCCACAGCCTGGGCCCGGCACACGCTGGCCAGGTGCCAGGCTCTCGTCGCTGTCGGTGCGGAGTCGGTCGGACTCTTCGAACGGGCGGTGGAGGAGCAGGACGAATTCGTGTCTCCCTTGGAGCTGGCCCGGACCATGCTCTGCTACGGCGAACGGCTACGGCGGCTCGGGCACAAGGTGGACGCGGCCCGCTGGCTGTACCGTGCCATGGTCCTTGCCCAGGAAAGTGATGCCGCTGTGTTCGTCTCCCGGGCGGCCGAGGAGCTGCGGTCTGCCGGCCGGGCGCCGGTATCGGCCGCCGTCGGCGTCGAGGAACTCACTGAAGCCGAGCGCCGGGTCTCGGCGCTCGTGGCCGTCGGAAAGCGCAACCGGGAGATCGCCGCGGAACTATTCGTTTCGGTCCGGACGGTGGAGACCCACCTGGGAAAGATCTTCCGCAAGCTGGGGATCCGGTCCAGGACGGAGCTGGCCCGGCTGGTCGCCGCGGTTCAGGACGTCGCCGGCGAGGCAGTCGAGGAGTGA
- a CDS encoding sigma-70 family RNA polymerase sigma factor, protein MIQWGDTDEPTALLTKARTGDDAAFEVLYESVAQNARRAAHRIVRDAYAADDLVQEAFYHILRAVRSGHGPTDSFSAYVMATVKRLAYRYSKTQSQTMCSDDNTLWERLIAPVAFESPQADVVAAAWETLPKRWQQVLWLIEVDRYSPAELAPRMSMTANAVSSLATRARSALRSAYLAQLQEA, encoded by the coding sequence GTGATTCAGTGGGGGGACACAGACGAGCCAACAGCATTGCTCACCAAAGCTCGAACCGGTGACGATGCCGCCTTCGAAGTCTTGTACGAAAGCGTTGCACAAAACGCACGACGAGCCGCACATCGCATTGTTCGCGACGCCTATGCGGCCGACGACCTCGTACAGGAAGCTTTTTACCACATTCTCCGGGCCGTACGGTCCGGACACGGGCCGACTGACTCCTTCAGCGCCTACGTCATGGCCACGGTCAAACGCCTCGCCTATCGTTACTCGAAGACGCAAAGCCAGACGATGTGTTCAGATGACAACACCCTGTGGGAGCGGCTCATCGCACCCGTCGCGTTCGAATCGCCGCAGGCTGACGTCGTCGCCGCCGCATGGGAAACCCTCCCGAAACGATGGCAGCAGGTGCTCTGGCTGATCGAGGTCGACCGCTACTCCCCTGCCGAACTCGCCCCCCGGATGTCCATGACGGCGAACGCGGTGTCAAGTCTCGCCACCCGCGCCCGCAGCGCACTGCGCTCGGCCTATCTGGCTCAACTGCAAGAGGCATAG
- a CDS encoding pilus assembly protein TadG-related protein: protein MWSRQEAGQITVLIIGLAIILGLAVAVIVNASNVFLERRSLASWADGAVTAAAQQVSHTHLYGGESVRTLPLSEAAARQAVADYAVRTNLTSRLDDFAIVDVAVESGSGRVTVELAASTPFMLAGDLTSGLTSFRVTARSTAVVPLE from the coding sequence ATGTGGAGCCGCCAGGAGGCCGGCCAGATCACTGTTCTGATCATCGGGTTGGCGATCATCCTGGGACTGGCCGTCGCTGTCATCGTCAACGCTTCGAATGTCTTCCTGGAACGCAGGTCCTTGGCCTCGTGGGCAGACGGCGCGGTCACGGCGGCAGCCCAGCAGGTATCCCACACACACCTCTACGGCGGCGAGTCGGTCCGGACGCTTCCGCTGTCCGAGGCAGCTGCCCGCCAAGCGGTGGCGGACTACGCCGTGCGCACCAACCTGACGTCGAGGCTCGACGACTTCGCCATCGTGGACGTCGCGGTCGAATCAGGCTCTGGGCGGGTCACCGTCGAGCTGGCGGCGTCCACCCCGTTCATGCTCGCCGGAGACCTGACCTCCGGCCTGACGTCGTTCCGGGTCACCGCCCGTTCGACCGCCGTCGTTCCCCTGGAGTAG
- a CDS encoding pilus assembly protein — protein sequence MSRVRDERGGAIVEFHLLGLLLLVPVVYILLTVLDVQRSSYGVTQAAREAGRLYVTTGDQHAARLAAEVALRDQGLDADAVSVVFSCSATPCYQPGAEITVVVDTDVALPLVPDVLAGSAHAHVPVSATHVAVVDRYRALQ from the coding sequence GTGAGCCGGGTCCGCGACGAACGTGGTGGCGCGATCGTGGAGTTCCACCTCCTCGGGCTTCTGCTGCTCGTGCCCGTCGTTTACATCCTGCTGACCGTGCTGGACGTACAGCGGTCGTCGTACGGCGTGACCCAGGCAGCTCGGGAAGCCGGCCGGCTCTATGTCACCACTGGCGATCAGCATGCCGCCCGCCTTGCCGCCGAGGTGGCCCTACGTGATCAAGGCCTCGACGCGGACGCCGTTTCAGTGGTCTTCTCCTGCTCGGCCACGCCGTGTTATCAGCCAGGCGCCGAGATCACCGTCGTCGTCGACACGGACGTCGCCCTCCCGCTGGTGCCCGACGTGCTCGCCGGCTCGGCGCACGCGCATGTGCCCGTCAGCGCCACCCACGTGGCAGTCGTCGACCGGTACCGGGCGCTGCAGTGA
- a CDS encoding TadE/TadG family type IV pilus assembly protein: MTRRRPPERGAAVVEFTLVSVLLLTLFLAILQLGFVIHVRNTLVASAAEGARYAANANRGPHDGTARTQALIAESLSPRLSGDVQSRVIDVGGASMVEITVTTTLPLAGLLGVERGLSVSAHAVAEPGT, translated from the coding sequence GTGACCCGCCGCCGGCCACCGGAACGCGGCGCTGCAGTGGTGGAGTTCACTCTCGTTTCGGTCCTGCTGTTGACCCTCTTTCTGGCGATCCTGCAGCTCGGCTTCGTGATCCACGTGCGCAACACTCTGGTGGCCAGCGCCGCGGAAGGTGCCCGATATGCCGCCAACGCCAACCGCGGACCGCACGACGGCACGGCGCGGACGCAGGCGCTGATCGCTGAGTCGTTGTCCCCACGGCTCAGCGGTGACGTTCAGTCACGCGTGATCGATGTCGGCGGAGCCTCCATGGTCGAGATCACCGTCACCACAACACTGCCGCTGGCCGGTCTGCTCGGGGTGGAGCGAGGGCTGAGTGTCTCGGCGCACGCGGTTGCGGAGCCCGGAACGTGA
- a CDS encoding type II secretion system F family protein: protein MNPTWTTGTLLGLAAGAGLLLIWARLPARNRPTLDDRLAPYVGAPTDHRLERLLADQVVTPFPTLERIVRPYLTKGAASLERVLGGGASISRRLEQAGRDQTLHQFRIEQLIWGAVAGTGAVAMSLVMLLRGYSGSPVLLVIFCAAVAVGGIVACDHRLSAAVRERERRMMAEFPTIADLLALSVAAGEGAVGALERVARSSRGELARELYRALADARTGAGLVEALDRIADRTSLTPLARFVDGVAVAVERGTPLADVLRAQAADVRELRKRSLMEIGSRKELAMLVPVVFLVLPVTIIFALYPGFIAISTVVP from the coding sequence ATGAACCCCACCTGGACCACCGGAACCCTGCTGGGGTTGGCCGCCGGCGCCGGCTTACTGCTGATCTGGGCCCGGCTGCCGGCCCGCAACCGTCCCACCCTCGACGATCGCCTCGCGCCGTACGTCGGTGCACCTACCGACCATCGACTGGAACGCCTTCTGGCTGACCAGGTCGTCACTCCGTTTCCCACCCTTGAGCGGATCGTGCGGCCGTATCTCACCAAAGGCGCCGCCTCACTGGAACGCGTTCTGGGCGGCGGCGCATCGATCAGCCGGCGTCTCGAACAAGCCGGACGCGACCAGACCCTGCATCAGTTCCGCATCGAGCAACTCATATGGGGCGCGGTGGCCGGCACCGGCGCGGTCGCCATGAGCCTGGTGATGCTTCTCCGGGGTTACAGCGGCTCTCCTGTCCTCCTGGTGATCTTCTGCGCGGCCGTGGCCGTCGGCGGCATCGTCGCCTGTGATCATCGGCTCTCCGCTGCTGTTCGGGAACGCGAACGGCGCATGATGGCCGAGTTCCCCACCATCGCCGACCTCCTCGCGCTCTCGGTGGCCGCCGGGGAGGGTGCCGTTGGCGCGCTGGAGCGGGTGGCCAGATCAAGCCGCGGCGAGCTCGCCCGGGAGCTGTACCGGGCACTGGCCGACGCGCGCACCGGTGCCGGGCTGGTCGAGGCTCTAGACCGGATAGCCGACCGGACCAGCCTGACGCCCCTGGCGCGTTTCGTGGACGGCGTCGCCGTGGCGGTGGAACGCGGCACCCCCTTGGCCGATGTGCTGCGTGCCCAAGCCGCCGACGTCCGGGAGCTGCGCAAGCGTTCTCTGATGGAAATCGGCAGCCGCAAGGAACTCGCCATGCTTGTGCCGGTGGTGTTTCTCGTTCTGCCGGTCACCATCATCTTCGCGCTCTACCCCGGCTTCATCGCGATCAGCACCGTCGTCCCGTGA
- a CDS encoding type II secretion system F family protein: MGALLGLSLGTGLLLIWQGWQYPERARRRRSLGIRRRLTDLIAEAGLEAVTPRQLLLSSIGLATITGMVFLAVSGTWPIAFAFAFFGGYSPTALVRMRARARRRELQDLWPDAIDNLASAVRAGLALPEALTQLGVRGPVPLRRPFQRFGEDYRASGRFNDCLDALKKRLADPTGDRIVESLRIARDVGGADLGRLLRTLSTFLRDDARTRSELEGRQSWVINAARLAVAAPWVLLALLSLRSASVQAFNAPTGWLVLAGGALLCLLAYRLMMRLGQLPREERVLR; encoded by the coding sequence ATGGGAGCGCTGCTAGGACTCTCCCTCGGCACCGGCCTGCTGTTGATCTGGCAGGGGTGGCAGTACCCGGAGCGCGCACGCCGACGCCGTAGTCTCGGCATCCGACGCCGGCTCACCGACCTGATCGCCGAGGCCGGCCTCGAAGCCGTCACACCACGACAGCTGCTGTTGTCCAGCATCGGCCTGGCCACGATCACCGGCATGGTGTTCCTCGCCGTCTCCGGCACCTGGCCTATCGCTTTCGCGTTTGCCTTCTTCGGCGGATACAGCCCGACGGCGCTCGTCCGGATGCGAGCACGCGCCCGCCGCCGCGAGCTCCAGGACCTCTGGCCGGACGCGATCGACAATCTCGCCTCGGCGGTCCGCGCCGGGCTGGCCCTGCCCGAGGCGCTGACTCAACTAGGCGTGCGCGGCCCGGTACCGTTGCGCCGGCCGTTCCAGCGCTTCGGCGAGGACTACCGTGCGAGCGGCCGTTTCAACGACTGTCTCGACGCTCTGAAGAAGCGGCTGGCAGATCCCACCGGAGACCGCATCGTTGAGTCGTTGCGGATCGCCCGCGATGTGGGCGGCGCGGACCTCGGCCGGCTCTTGCGCACTCTGTCCACATTCCTGCGCGATGATGCCCGAACCAGGTCAGAACTCGAGGGCCGGCAGTCGTGGGTGATCAATGCGGCGCGGCTCGCCGTGGCGGCACCCTGGGTTCTGCTGGCTCTTCTCTCGTTGCGCTCCGCGTCGGTTCAGGCGTTCAACGCACCCACCGGATGGCTGGTACTGGCCGGCGGCGCCCTGCTGTGTCTGCTGGCATACCGGTTGATGATGCGGCTCGGGCAGCTCCCGCGAGAGGAACGGGTACTGCGATGA
- a CDS encoding CpaF/VirB11 family protein, with protein sequence MPTVAGCVDLVVHVELDHDGHRRVREIVAVPGRVEDEVVELEQIYLRQQDRLVRADGYPPHAERFERAGFDLGTLLGRS encoded by the coding sequence GTGCCCACCGTCGCGGGCTGCGTTGACCTCGTCGTCCATGTCGAACTCGATCACGACGGGCACCGGCGGGTCCGGGAAATCGTGGCCGTGCCCGGGCGGGTGGAGGACGAGGTCGTCGAACTCGAGCAGATCTACCTTCGACAGCAGGACCGGCTGGTCCGGGCCGACGGGTACCCACCGCATGCCGAGCGGTTCGAGCGGGCCGGATTCGATCTCGGCACGCTGCTGGGACGTAGCTGA
- a CDS encoding recombinase family protein, giving the protein MTTGREYLRVSVDRSGRQKSNDEQQEDNRRCWSETDFGEPYRDVGSASRHSRTRRDGFDDLLDDLRTDRFGAEHLVLWESSRGSRKVGEWVELLELCEQRSVKIAVTTHGRIYDPSNSRDRKSLIEDAVDSEYESSKISTRVRRDAAALAAAGHPHGPVRFGYRRRYDPDTRRIAGEEPDPAEAPVIEELFARLEAGDSLRAIATDYERRGITTRTGKTMSPQFLRHFATNPAYAGLRLHVPGRRNGRVKPGEGSLTEGQWPAIVSMSRWHAVQKLLGDPTRRTNHGRNVRRGAGRHFLSMIAVCDPCGSVLIVGSENRTNRAPFYRCQQAGHVQVSKAGLDDVAERLIISYLRDRRNTHVDPGADTELAALRDQIAAIQVELDDLADQVGRGDLTAALAARAEPGIRKRLETAQQREIELSTPGVLRRLLGPGADIAARWADMPMSAKREAARLVLSPGYVGQLRVTPNPVPGRRGTPVEERVVLLRKETNELNSPNSIEE; this is encoded by the coding sequence ATGACCACAGGCCGCGAGTACTTGCGTGTATCCGTCGATCGATCCGGGCGCCAGAAGTCCAACGATGAGCAGCAGGAAGACAACCGTCGCTGCTGGTCAGAGACGGATTTCGGCGAACCGTATCGTGATGTGGGGTCAGCCAGCCGTCACAGCCGAACGCGGCGAGACGGCTTTGATGACCTGCTGGATGATCTCCGAACCGACCGCTTCGGGGCAGAGCATCTGGTGCTCTGGGAGTCCAGCAGGGGTAGCCGCAAGGTGGGTGAGTGGGTCGAGCTGTTGGAGCTGTGTGAGCAGCGGTCGGTCAAGATCGCCGTCACCACGCACGGCCGGATCTACGACCCCAGCAATAGCCGCGACCGGAAAAGCCTCATCGAGGATGCGGTGGACTCCGAGTACGAATCGAGCAAGATCAGCACACGCGTCCGCCGTGATGCCGCCGCGCTGGCAGCGGCCGGTCACCCACATGGTCCCGTGCGGTTCGGCTACCGACGCCGCTACGACCCGGATACCAGGCGGATCGCAGGTGAGGAGCCAGATCCGGCTGAGGCTCCCGTCATCGAGGAGTTGTTCGCCCGCCTGGAGGCTGGCGATTCGCTGCGCGCAATCGCCACTGACTACGAGCGCCGGGGCATCACGACTCGCACCGGTAAAACGATGTCGCCGCAGTTCCTGCGACATTTCGCGACCAACCCCGCTTATGCCGGGCTGCGTCTGCACGTGCCAGGTCGCCGCAACGGTCGCGTCAAGCCCGGCGAAGGCTCGCTGACCGAGGGGCAATGGCCCGCGATCGTTAGCATGTCCCGGTGGCACGCAGTCCAGAAGCTGCTCGGTGATCCGACACGCAGGACCAACCACGGGCGAAACGTCCGTCGTGGCGCGGGCAGACACTTCCTGAGCATGATCGCGGTGTGCGACCCCTGCGGCTCCGTCCTCATCGTCGGCTCCGAGAACCGCACGAATCGCGCGCCGTTCTATAGGTGCCAGCAGGCCGGACATGTCCAGGTGAGCAAGGCCGGTCTAGATGACGTGGCCGAGAGGCTGATTATCAGCTATTTACGTGATCGGCGAAACACCCACGTAGACCCAGGTGCCGACACCGAGCTAGCCGCGCTGCGTGATCAGATCGCAGCCATCCAGGTCGAGCTGGACGACCTCGCGGATCAGGTCGGGCGTGGTGATCTGACGGCAGCGCTTGCCGCTCGCGCTGAGCCCGGCATCCGGAAACGGCTAGAAACGGCTCAGCAGCGCGAGATCGAGCTGAGCACACCGGGCGTGCTCAGGCGGCTGTTGGGTCCTGGGGCCGACATCGCTGCTCGCTGGGCGGATATGCCGATGTCAGCGAAACGCGAAGCCGCGCGGCTGGTGCTGTCACCTGGATACGTCGGGCAGCTCCGTGTTACGCCAAACCCGGTGCCAGGCAGACGAGGAACACCTGTCGAAGAACGAGTTGTGTTGCTGAGAAAAGAAACCAACGAATTAAACTCACCGAATTCAATTGAAGAGTAG